CATTCGCTGGTGTATTTTAAAACGCCACTGCGACAAGCTTCGTTGAATTTGCCAATGCCGTATTCTCTAATAGCTGTTGGACCTGAAAGACCTAGAGTTTTCTCGGTCTCCATTTCAATGGGAAGGCCGTGGGTATCCCAACCGAAGCGACGCTCTACATATTTACCGCGCATGGTCCAATATCTAGGCACAACGTCTTTAAGGGTCGATGCCACAAAATGCCCATAGTGAGGCAAGCCCGTCGCGAAGGGCGGGCCGTCGTAAAAGGTATAGTTGTCTTCAGCTCTGTCCGATTGTCTGTTTTTAAGGCTTTGTTCGAAAGCCGAAATTTCTTTCCAAAACTCTAATACTTTTTGCTCTTGTTCGGGAAATGAAAAACTCTCGGGAATAGGGTTAAAGGCAGGCATCAAGAGGATTTAAGGATTTTGAGCCTGCCCGTCAAGGCTTTAAGAGTTAAGCACCCCTAACACAAATCCAGAAATCACAATAAAAAGAGACATCAAAGGAAGCCTATGTGTCTGTGCAAACTGGTATGACTTTCCTGGTAGTGGCTTTAACGAAGACCCTACCCACTTAGCGATAGGTGTGCACGCCTTGTAGACAGCAGCTGAGGCAGCGACTCTCGTAGCATAAGGAGCTAATTGATGAACGGTTTCGGCAGTTTTGTACCCAGCGACTTCTTCTCCTAAAAAGCCCTCTGCGGCTGGTTTCCAATAGGCTTCAGTATCGCTCATCGTATTCATTGTCACTTCTGTAAGATTAAATGGGGCATATTCAAACGCCGCATCTATATTGAACATGATGAAAGCAGCGGGGGCGTAAGGTGCAGTAAAAGCAACCAGCGGTGTTTTAGAGACGACTAAATAGAGCGCTGTTGATGTACCGACTCTTGCTATGACTGGTGTGTATTCATAAGTTAAGTCGGTGGCATTAAAATTGAGTTTCTGTTGCAAGGGTACTTGTTCCGCGTATGTCTTCCAGCTGTCCTCATTGTTTTCCAAGAATAACTTAACATTTTCGGCGATCATTGAATCGATTCTTGTTTCAGCAAGTAAAGAATCAATAGTATAAACTAAGATACCAGGTGTAATGAAACGACCCCCAGGCAAATATTCGACAGCTTGTCGCGCGGTATCTGTAGCAAGCTTGGCTGATGTGGTGAAAATTGTCGATCTTGCGACGGATTTCGAAAAGTCGATGGCAAAACCTCGAGCGAATTTGCTCGCATTTGGCATGGTCCAATCTATCACATTGGCTGTCAGATCGCCAACCGTGCGATCGATTTCAAATTGTCTGATCACGTAAATTCCCACCATACGGCTAATAGATGCTTTAACGGCAACGGACCGCGTGGCATCAGCGATGGAAGCGTGCTTTTTGTACACTTCCCAAAAGTCATTGCCGCCAGCATTTTTCTTGCGGTCTCGCATTATCCGGCCAGCCTCTACCGCCGTTTGGCCGACAATATCTCCAGCGGTATTCACGGCGAATATGCAGGCTTCGGAATCGCAAATCTTATAGCCAAATAGGGCAATGAAACCCGCGCCCTTTACGCCCACTTTCCCCATTTGGCTTACGGTATCTGAAATATCAAAATTCCGGCGGCCGTCAAACGGCACTCTAAGTCTTTGTTTAGCAATGCCGGTTCCGAGTTTGATGACATCGCGAATAATTGCGGAGTTGATAGGGTTGGTGCTTTCCAGCTCTTGAATCCATGTTGAGAGGGTTGGGTCTCTTCTAAGGAAAGCGTCGATACTGGCGTCGATCACCAGTGTCTGTTTGCTGGGAATGGTCACAATGATATAAGTTCCGAAAGTTTTTGTTGCCATCCAGACATAATGGGCAAATTCATGGAAAGAGCTGGTCGCTTTTTTGCCATAAAAGGTGCTTGAGTCGAACGGATCCACTGCAGCTGCAGTTGCAGCGTGGCGGGGGTTTCTTGATGCAAATACCGAAAAACTCAATACAAAGAAAAACAGCAAATATCTCACAAAAACTCCTTATTAGGAAAGCTTGAAACCATCTAATCTATCTTCTGCCGGCTGCAGAAAATCTCACCGCCTATTGGTCATGAAAGAATTGAATTGGCAACAGGTGATATGGCTGTCTTTGAGTATAAAGCTGAACGTTGGAAACGTTTGGTGCAGCAAATTTGTGGCTAAAAGAATATGCTCTGTCTTTTTTGAACTCCTTTATCAATCATCTTTTGGAGCCGCTGTTTGGTTTGAGCAACATAATTAGCGATTTGTTCGTCACTTTCTTTGCCATGCCCAGTGAAATATATTGGTTTACCGATATGGATTCGATATTTAACAGGCAGCGGCAACGGGATAATTTGGGGAAATATCAGCGGGAATCCTGGTGTGCCAAAAAGCTTTCCCAGCCATTTAAAATTGGCAATCGAAGGCGCCTGCTCTTCCGCTCCTATGAGGGCAACCGGAAGAATCGGGGTGCCTGTTTCAACGGCTAGCCGCATAAAGCCATGACCAAACTTAGCGAGTTTGTAACGATTCTTAAATAGCTTTGATATACCGCCAACACCTTCTGGGAAAACCATGACAGCCTCTTCATTTTGCAGAAGTGTCTTGCAGGCGCTGGGCGTGCCAACGATGGTTCCACCACGAGCAAATAGGGTCCCAATAAAAGGCAGCTCGGCGCTCCAGCGCTCTGCCATCCCGCGCAATAGCCTTGGCTTTTTTGGCTCTACCATGAAGGCCATTGAGATCATCATGGCGTCAAAAGGTAGCTGACCTGAGTGATTGGCCACCACCAAGACCCGGCCGGTTGGAATGTTGGATGCGCCAACGGTGTGAACGCGGAAGTATTTTTGATAGAGCCAATGAACGATGGGCATCCAAAGTTTGATGCTTTCGGGATCATAGCCAAAAGGATCAACGCGAAATGAATTCAGGTTTTTTCGCGACAAAGCTTCAATGCGTTTCTCAAGTTTTGAACTCATGCTTTGTATTGCAAGCAGCAAAGGATTTTGTCTGTGTCGCGTCTGGCACGAGTAACCCATCTGGGGCAGCCCCATTTGGTATTGGCTAGGGCCAATGGCGGCACCAAGCTTTTCTATGAAAATGAAGACTTTGAATCCTATGTAGATAATTTATTTGATCTCGCGCGGCAGGAAGTGATTAGGCTCTTTAGCTTTTGCCTTCACACCGATGAGTTGCGCTTGTTAATCACCCCAACCGCGTTTCCTCTGTCACGGATCATGCAACGCCTACATGGGAGTCATACCCTTCGCATCAATAGCCGCCAGAATCGGCGAGGCCCACTATTTCAAGGACGCTTTGAATCGCAGGTTGTGGGCGATGAGCAGTTGCTCGAAGCGGTGCGCAATATTCACCTCTGGCCTGTTCGAAAAGGGCTGGTGCGCCGGCCGGAGAATTACGCTTGGAGCTCGCATGGTGCCTATATTAACCCCGAGAGTTCATGGGCAAGATTTTTAAGTAACGAAGCAATTTTTGACGGCTTTTCCGACTCCAGCAATGTGTCAAAGCGCGCTTTTGCGCGGTATGTCGAATCCGCGGCTTTAGAGCCTGAGGAATTGCTGGAGCAACACCAGCTTGCTGAACTTAAAAATATTGATAAAAAAAAGCTGAGGCGTTTATCGCTCAGTGGTTTGGCGAAGCGGGTTAGTTTGTTGCTTAATGTGAATGTATTGATGTTGCCAAATGCGTCCAGGCGTCAAGAATTTGTGATGGCCAGGAGGCTGTTCGCCACGGTGGCCGTGATGAATAACTCACGAAGTGTGACCGAGGTGGCTGAGTTTTTGAACCGCGATAAAGCTCAGGTGAGCAGGTTGGTATCGCAA
This sequence is a window from Myxococcota bacterium. Protein-coding genes within it:
- a CDS encoding lysophospholipid acyltransferase family protein, translating into MSSKLEKRIEALSRKNLNSFRVDPFGYDPESIKLWMPIVHWLYQKYFRVHTVGASNIPTGRVLVVANHSGQLPFDAMMISMAFMVEPKKPRLLRGMAERWSAELPFIGTLFARGGTIVGTPSACKTLLQNEEAVMVFPEGVGGISKLFKNRYKLAKFGHGFMRLAVETGTPILPVALIGAEEQAPSIANFKWLGKLFGTPGFPLIFPQIIPLPLPVKYRIHIGKPIYFTGHGKESDEQIANYVAQTKQRLQKMIDKGVQKRQSIFF